In Nostoc sphaeroides, the genomic window ACTGAGTGATCTTTCCTACTTTCCCACTGCTGACTCCATCGACCCTGGCTTGACCGCATTGGGTGTTGGGGATTGGGGCGATCGCCCTTAGAGTAAATAGGTGAAAAGTAACTTATGTCTACTGTTGACTATTAGTACCAAAAAAGGTACAAAAGTAATGTGATGTCAAATTAATATCAAATTGATCTAATTAAACATAGCTCTGTAAAGCTACAATATGTGCTTTTGCAGGTTTATGTGTTTTTAGAGAAATTTGATATAGATGGAAGAAAAACGAATTCCTGCACAGTTCTATCAAAACGAAAATGGTACAGAACCTGTTCGTGATTGGTTAAAGGACTTAGACAAAGAAGACCGAAAATTAATTGGTGCTGATATTAAAACAGTAGAAATTGGATGGCCAATTGGGATGCCAACTTGCCGTCCAATGGGTAAAGGTCTATTTGAGGTACGTACAAATTTACCTCAAGGTCGAAAAGCTCGTGTGTTGTTTTGCATTTATGACGAAAAAATGATTCTTCTCAATGGGTTTATCAAAAAAACTCAGAAAACTCCACAAAAAGAATTGGAGTTAGCCTTAGAACGCAAGCAAAAACTGGAGGC contains:
- a CDS encoding type II toxin-antitoxin system RelE/ParE family toxin; the encoded protein is MEEKRIPAQFYQNENGTEPVRDWLKDLDKEDRKLIGADIKTVEIGWPIGMPTCRPMGKGLFEVRTNLPQGRKARVLFCIYDEKMILLNGFIKKTQKTPQKELELALERKQKLEAQR